The following are from one region of the Penaeus chinensis breed Huanghai No. 1 chromosome 5, ASM1920278v2, whole genome shotgun sequence genome:
- the LOC125025859 gene encoding uncharacterized protein LOC125025859, with protein MRVSGVAVGVWACVLLMGVGVDPSPAPCCRGVGTLAVGALAFTGGVLVAKHHYQHHHGGGCSSCGCGGCGGSCGWCGGGGGYYGRRRRRSLVAFLDDVEVRLAYNTIAAEDKDECGLRLVCELAQKDPRELAQDEIQILLPYRGAGTSDGSVYGTYDEAAWHGQEGHSCTVSYPLCAFAAQQIMQEYRKYVSSNNGTFSEA; from the exons ATGAGGGTGTCTGGCGTTGCGGTCGGCGTGTGGGCGTGCGTTCTGCTGATGGGCGTGGGGGTagacccctcccccgccccgtgCTGTAGGGGGGTTGGTACCCTGGCGGTCGGCGCTCTGGCTTTCACAGGG GGCGTCCTTGTCGCGAAgcaccattatcagcatcatcacggGGGCGGCTGTTCCTCCTGCGGCTGTGGCGGCTGCGGCGGCTCCTGCGGCtggtgcggcggcggcggcggctacTACGGAAGGAGGCGGCGCAGGAGTCTGGTAGCTTTCCTGGACGACGTGGAAGTGCGACTGGCTTATAACACG ATCGCGGCCGAGGACAAGGACGAGTGCGGTCTTCGCCTGGTGTGCGAGCTGGCGCAGAAGGACCCGCGGGAGCTCGCCCAGGACGAGATACAGATCCTCCTGCCTTACCG cgGCGCAGGCACCAGTGACGGCAGCGTATATGGCACGTACGACGAGGCGGCGTGGCACGGCCAGGAGGGCCACAGCTGCACCGTCAGCTACCCGCTCTGCGCCTTCGCCGCGCAGCAGATCATGCAGGAATACAGGAAATACGTCAGCAGCAATAATGGAACTTTCTCTGAAGCATGA
- the LOC125025522 gene encoding keratin, type I cytoskeletal 9-like — MSLYRGRQSKANYCLASQLLEHRIESIKSSGVFLQTTDHLREYRDVHYKIKNKMRVPAVLTAVLLAASLEAAPTPEPALGVGAVLGALAFGGGLLLGAKTFGGGYGYGGGYGYGGGCYSCGCGGCGGHCGWCGGNYGGGYGHGYGRKRRSVDDFLDDELVQSIFRKASEEDAEGCGLRLVCELAQKDPRELAQDEIQILLPYRGLGQSDGSAYGDYDEAAWHGQEGHSCLDQYDECHFNSPQMMGILRQMGNFTITL; from the exons ATGTCCCTATATCGAGGGCGGCAATCCAAGGCAAA CTACTGCTTAGCTTCTCAGCTTCTCGAACACAGGATTGAGAGCATCAAAAGCAGCGGTGTGTTTTTGCAGACGACAGACCATTTAAGAGAATACAGGGATGTCCATTATAAGATCAAA AATAAGATGCGCGTCCCGGCAGTGCTGACCGCGGTTCTCTTGGCGGCGTCGCTGGAAGCTGCTCCTACGCCGGAGCCCGCGCTGGGGGTGGGGGCCGTCCTGGGCGCCCTCGCGTTCGGAGGG GGCCTCCTGCTGGGCGCGAAGACCTTCGGCGGCGGCTATGGCTACGGCGGCGGCTATGGCTACGGCGGAGGCTGCTACAGCTGCGGCTGCGGCGGCTGCGGCGGGCACTGCGGCTGGTGCGGCGGCAACTACGGCGGGGGCTACGGGCACGGTTACGGAAGGAAGCGCAGGAGTGTAGACGACTTCCTTGACGACGAATTGGTGCAGTCGATCTTCCGGAAGGCCTCCGAAGAGGACGCCGAGGGCTGCGGCCTCCGTCTGGTGTGCGAGCTGGCGCAGAAGGACCCGCGGGAGCTCGCCCAGGACGAGATACAGATCCTCCTGCCTTACCG CGGCCTGGGGCAGAGCGACGGGAGTGCCTACGGCGACTACGACGAAGCGGCGTGGCACGGCCAAGAGGGCCATTCGTGCCTAGACCAGTATGACGAGTGCCACTTCAACAGCCCCCAGATGATGGGGATTCTGCGCCAGATGGGGAACTTTACCATTACtctgtag
- the LOC125025858 gene encoding uncharacterized protein LOC125025858, protein MKLTSYVAAGILFSFGLLPDVSVNASPCCGLGVAVAGSLAFAGGVAAAKHHHHHHHGGGCHSCGCGGCGSSCGWCGGNYGRRRRRDAGSLASFLEDAEIQKAYDKITAEDKDECGLRLVCELAQKDPRELAQDEVQILLPYRGAGPSDGSVYGTYDEAAWHGQEGHSCAASYPLCAFTAQQVMDEYRKYVKNNGTFNL, encoded by the exons atgaaactcACTAGCTACGTTGCAGCAGGGATTTTGTTCTCCTTTGGCCTTCTGCCCGACGTGAGCGTGAACGCGTCTCCTTGCTGTGGCCTGGGAGTCGCCGTTGCAGGATCCCTCGCCTTCGCGGGG GGTGTCGCGGCCgccaagcaccaccaccaccaccatcacgggGGCGGCTGCCATTCCTGCGGCTGTGGCGGCTGCGGAAGCTCCTGTGGCTGGTGCGGCGGCAACTACGGCAGAAGGCGCAGGAGGGATGCCGGATCCTTGGCTAGTTTTCTTGAAGATGCAGAGATCCAAAAGGCATACGATAAG atCACGGCCGAGGACAAGGACGAGTGCGGCCTCCGCCTGGTGTGCGAGCTGGCGCAGAAGGACCCGCGGGAGCTCGCCCAGGACGAGGTACAGATCCTCCTGCCTTACCG cgGCGCAGGCCCGAGTGACGGCAGCGTATATGGCACGTACGACGAGGCGGCGTGGCACGGCCAGGAGGGCCACAGCTGCGCCGCCAGCTACCCGCTCTGCGCCTTCACCGCGCAGCAGGTCATGGATGAATACAGGAAATACGTAAAAAACAATGGAACCTTCAATCTATGA